Proteins from a genomic interval of Polaribacter sejongensis:
- the rseP gene encoding RIP metalloprotease RseP, which yields MEILIKASQFILSLSLLIVLHELGHFIPAKLFKTKVEKFYLFFDYKFSIFKKKIGDTVYGIGWIPLGGYVKISGMIDESMDTEQMALPPQPWEFRSKPAWQRLIIMLGGVFVNFVLGIFIYIMLMYAYGENFLPNENVKDGVWVQDSLAMNLGLQTGDKVLTIDGEKIKKFNELTLGFVNGNNFQIEREGQVIDKVIPEDFISQLVDRGKDAGVILLPRYPFAITSVSEDSPNKNADLKAKDIVVAINGNPIKYFDEAQVELNKFKNQDISVTIKRENETKDVAVKVTNDGKLGVGFGLLPSKDLERLGYYDLANIEYTFAEAIPAGWNKSVKTLTDYIKQLKKIFNPSTGAYKGLGGFISIGSIFPSEWSAESFWNITAFLSIMLGFMNLLPIPALDGGHVVFTLWEMITGKKPGDKFLEYAQVTGFILLIALLLFANGNDIFRLFN from the coding sequence ATGGAAATATTAATAAAAGCATCACAATTTATTTTAAGTTTATCTTTATTGATTGTATTGCACGAGTTAGGGCACTTTATCCCTGCAAAATTGTTTAAAACCAAAGTAGAAAAATTCTACTTATTCTTTGATTATAAATTCTCTATTTTTAAGAAAAAAATTGGTGATACCGTTTATGGTATTGGTTGGATTCCTCTTGGTGGATATGTAAAAATATCTGGTATGATAGACGAAAGTATGGATACCGAGCAAATGGCTTTACCACCGCAACCTTGGGAATTTCGTTCTAAACCGGCATGGCAACGTCTAATTATAATGTTGGGTGGAGTTTTTGTAAACTTTGTTTTAGGTATTTTTATCTACATTATGTTAATGTATGCTTATGGTGAAAACTTTTTACCAAACGAGAATGTAAAAGACGGTGTTTGGGTACAGGATTCTTTAGCTATGAACTTAGGTTTACAAACTGGAGATAAAGTTTTAACTATTGATGGAGAAAAAATTAAAAAATTTAACGAACTAACTCTAGGGTTTGTAAACGGTAATAATTTTCAGATTGAAAGAGAAGGACAAGTTATTGATAAAGTAATTCCAGAAGATTTTATCTCTCAATTAGTAGACAGAGGTAAAGATGCTGGTGTAATTTTACTACCTAGATATCCTTTTGCTATTACAAGTGTTTCTGAAGATTCACCAAATAAAAATGCTGATTTAAAAGCGAAAGATATTGTTGTTGCCATTAACGGAAACCCAATAAAGTATTTTGATGAAGCTCAGGTTGAATTAAATAAGTTTAAAAATCAAGATATTTCTGTTACCATAAAAAGAGAAAACGAAACAAAAGATGTCGCTGTAAAAGTTACCAATGACGGTAAATTAGGTGTTGGTTTTGGCTTATTACCTTCTAAAGACTTAGAAAGACTTGGCTACTACGATTTAGCGAATATCGAATACACTTTTGCAGAAGCAATTCCTGCAGGATGGAACAAATCTGTAAAAACACTTACAGACTATATAAAACAATTAAAGAAGATCTTTAACCCAAGCACAGGAGCTTATAAAGGATTAGGTGGATTTATTTCTATAGGAAGTATTTTCCCTTCGGAATGGAGCGCAGAATCTTTCTGGAACATCACAGCATTCTTATCTATTATGTTAGGTTTTATGAACCTTTTACCAATACCTGCTTTAGATGGTGGTCATGTTGTTTTTACCCTTTGGGAAATGATAACTGGTAAAAAACCAGGAGATAAATTTTTAGAATATGCACAAGTAACAGGCTTTATTCTTTTAATAGCTTTATTACTTTTCGCAAACGGAAATGATATCTTTAGGTTGTTTAACTAA
- a CDS encoding SCO family protein, producing the protein MEFKIFKKSIPLLIFFAVFSAISLTVYYHLLKVDTRLKIFNPIDVNPRLVDDSMVHIQNNHTIADFKLTNQNGETITNNNYKDKIYIADFFFTRCQTICIAMAYNMGELQEFYKDDNDIMFLSHSVTPVMDSVSVLKEYADRKGVIDGKWNVTTGSKKHIYELARKSYFAVLDEGNGDESDFIHTEQFVLVDKDRRIRGYYDGTEKEDMEKLKNDIVLLKEEYASE; encoded by the coding sequence ATGGAGTTTAAAATCTTTAAAAAGTCTATTCCTCTACTTATCTTTTTTGCGGTGTTTTCTGCAATTTCACTTACAGTTTATTATCATTTATTAAAGGTAGATACTCGTCTTAAAATTTTTAACCCTATTGATGTTAACCCAAGATTGGTAGACGATAGTATGGTGCATATTCAAAACAACCATACCATTGCAGACTTTAAACTGACCAATCAAAATGGAGAAACGATTACTAATAATAATTATAAAGATAAAATTTACATAGCAGATTTCTTTTTTACCCGTTGCCAAACAATTTGTATTGCCATGGCGTATAATATGGGAGAGTTGCAAGAGTTTTATAAAGATGATAATGATATTATGTTTTTGTCGCATTCTGTTACTCCAGTTATGGATAGCGTTTCTGTTCTAAAAGAATATGCAGATAGAAAAGGGGTTATTGATGGGAAATGGAATGTAACTACAGGTTCTAAAAAGCACATTTATGAGTTGGCGCGAAAAAGTTATTTTGCAGTTTTAGATGAAGGGAATGGTGATGAAAGTGATTTTATACACACAGAACAATTTGTTTTAGTTGATAAAGACAGACGAATTCGTGGGTATTATGATGGGACGGAGAAAGAGGATATGGAGAAACTTAAAAATGATATTGTTTTGTTAAAAGAAGAATATGCTTCTGAATAA
- a CDS encoding FeoA family protein: MSTIATLRKGEIGYISEESLDFIPLKLLEMGCLPGAEVQLVQIAPLKDPLYICVNGSHLAIRIETASKIRILKAHL, encoded by the coding sequence TTGAGCACAATAGCTACATTACGTAAGGGAGAGATAGGATATATTTCTGAAGAGTCTTTAGATTTTATTCCTTTAAAATTGTTAGAAATGGGCTGTCTACCAGGAGCTGAGGTTCAGTTAGTTCAAATAGCGCCATTAAAAGACCCCTTGTATATTTGCGTAAACGGTAGTCATTTGGCAATAAGAATAGAAACAGCTTCTAAAATTCGAATCCTTAAAGCGCATTTATAA